TTTCCTTAGCTTGCGACATCTTGTTGACGCACTAAGGACACATTCATGACGATCTCCCGCCGGGGCTTCCTGATCGCTCTGCCGCTTTTTGTCGCCGGCTGCTCTTCGACTGGTCTCAACAGCCAGACGAATTACGCCGCACTTCCGGATGAAAAATTCCCGTTGAAGCAGGTGCCGATCGACAAGATCAAGCCGGAGCTGCGCCGCCAGGAAGTGGCCTATGAAACCACCCATGCAGCCGGCACGGTGGTCGTCGATACTCCCGCGCGCCGCGCCTACTACGTGCTTGGCGACGGCAGGGCGGTGCGTTACGGCGTCGGCGTCGGTCGCGAGGGACTGGCCTTTGCCGGCAACGCCTATATCGGCCGCAAGGCGGAGTGGCCGAGCTGGACGCCCACCGAAAACATGCAGCGTCGCGAAGAGCGCTATCGCAAGCTCGCCGGCGGCATGCCGGGCGGCCCGAACAACCCGCTCGGCGCACGCGCCATGTATCTCTATCGCGGCGGCGGCGACACGCACTTCCGCATCCACGGCACCAACCAGCCGCAATCGATCGGTCTGGCCATGTCGAGCGGCTGTATCCGCATGATGAACCACGACGTGATCGACCTCTATAGCCGCGTCGAAGTCGGCGCCAGGGTCGTCGTCATCCAGGCGTGAGCGGTCCAAATCACGTTCATTGAAAAAGCCGCCGCAGCGATGGCTG
This Rhizobium acidisoli DNA region includes the following protein-coding sequences:
- a CDS encoding L,D-transpeptidase is translated as MTISRRGFLIALPLFVAGCSSTGLNSQTNYAALPDEKFPLKQVPIDKIKPELRRQEVAYETTHAAGTVVVDTPARRAYYVLGDGRAVRYGVGVGREGLAFAGNAYIGRKAEWPSWTPTENMQRREERYRKLAGGMPGGPNNPLGARAMYLYRGGGDTHFRIHGTNQPQSIGLAMSSGCIRMMNHDVIDLYSRVEVGARVVVIQA